In a genomic window of Rhododendron vialii isolate Sample 1 chromosome 12a, ASM3025357v1:
- the LOC131311349 gene encoding dolichyl-diphosphooligosaccharide--protein glycosyltransferase subunit STT3B, producing the protein MGGKTEAANGPAKSPAATAKPDLLPASPTLLSLLSDHLKSLKLKTKQQELLIRVSLLGLVYVLAFVTRLFSVLRYESMIHEFDPYFNYRTTLFLTEKGFYEFWNWFDYESWYPLGRIVGGTLYPGLMLTAALIYWTLRFLRFAVHIREVCVLTAPFFASNTTIVAYFFGKELWDSGAGLVAAALIAICPGYISRSVAGSYDNEGVAIFALLLTFYLFVKAVNTGSLAWALGSAFGYFYMVSAWGGYVFIINLLPLYVLVLLITGRYSMRLYVAYNCMYVLGMLLAMQIRFVGFQHVQSGEHMAAMGVFFLMQVFYFLDWVKYLLNDSKLFQAFLRITVTTAVGVGAVALGVGTASGYISPWTGRFYSLLDPTYAKDHIPIIASVSEHQPTAWSSFMFDFHILLFLFPAGLYFCFKRLSDATIFIVMYGLTSMYFAGVMVRLILVATPAVCLISAIAVSATVKNLTLLVRAKSKVANSGAGKGASSGKASSKGLPDQSMPFQRNGAIALLVGAFYLLSRYATHCTWVTSEAYSSPSIVLAARGAHGNRVIFDDYREAYFWLRQNTPPDAKVMSWWDYGYQITAMGNRTVIVDNNTWNNTHIATVGRAMSSYEDEAYDIMRSLDVDYVLVVFGGVTGYSSDDINKFLWMVRIGGGVFPVIKEPDYLVNGEYRVDKGAAPKMLNCLMYKLSYYRFGELTTEYGKPSGYDRARGVEIGNKDVKLEYLEEAFTTSNWIVRIYKVKPPNNRW; encoded by the exons ATGGGGGGCAAAACGGAGGCCGCCAACGGCCCCGCCAAATCACCCGCCGCCACCGCCAAGCCAGATCTGCTACCAGCCTCGCCCACCCTCCTCTCGCTGCTCTCCGACCACTTGAAATCCCTGAAGCTCAAGACGAAGCAGCAGGAGCTCCTGATCCGGGTGAGCCTCCTGGGCCTGGTCTACGTCCTGGCCTTCGTCACCCGCCTCTTCAGCGTCCTCCGCTACGAGAGCATGATCCACGAGTTCGACCCTTACTTCAACTACCGCACCACGCTCTTCCTCACCGAGAAGGGATTCTACGAGTTCTGGAACTGGTTCGACTACGAGAGCTGGTACCCCTTGGGTCGGATCGTGGGCGGGACGCTTTACCCCGGGCTGATGCTCACCGCCGCCCTCATCTACTGGACCTTAAGGTTTCTCCGTTTCGCTGTTCATATACGTGAGGTTTGTGTATTGACGGCGCCTTTCTTCGCGTCGAATACGACTATCGTTGCGTATTTCTTTGGGAAAGAGCTGTGGGATTCCGGGGCCGGGCTGGTCGCCGCCGCGCTCATCGCCATTTGCCCGGGTTACATCTCCAG GTCTGTGGCCGGCTCTTACGATAACGAAGGTGTTGCCATTTTCGCTTTGCTGCTCACTTTCTACCTGTTTGTTAAGGCCGTCAATACCGGCTCACTTGCTTGGGCTTTGGGATCAGCATTTGGCTACTTCTATATGGTTTCGGCGTGGGGTGGTTATGTATTCATCATTAATCTTCTTCCACTCTATGTGTTGGTTCTTTTGATCACTGGGAGGTACTCCATGAGGTTGTACGTCGCGTATAATTGCATGTATGTGTTGGGAATGCTGCTTGCGATGCAAATTCGATTTGTGGGTTTCCAGCATGTGCAATCTGGTGAACATATGGCAGCTATGGGCGTGTTTTTCTTGATGCAg GTGTTTTATTTCTTGGACTGGGTGAAGTACCTTCTTAATGATTCAAAATTGTTTCAAGCCTTTCTGAGGATCACTGTAACCACTGCAGTAGGTGTGGGTGCTGTTGCTCTGGGAGTCGGCACTGCCTCTGGATATATCTCTCCATGGACCGGTCGATTTTACTCTCTGCTGGATCCAACTTATGCCAAAGATCACATTCCCATTATTGCATCTGTTTCTGAGCATCAGCCAACAGCGTGGTCATCATTCATGTTCGATTTCCAtattttgcttttccttttcccaGCGGGTCTGTATTTTTGCTTCAAGCGGTTGTCCGATGCCACAATATTTATAGTTATGTATGGTCTCACGAGCATGTATTTTGCTGGAGTCATGGTGCGGTTAATTCTTGTCGCTACACCTGCAGTATGCCTTATTAGTGCTATTGCAGTCTCTGCCACTGTAAAGAACTTAACTCTGCTGGTCAGGGCAAAGAGCAAGGTTGCAAATTCTGGTGCTGGCAAGGGAGCATCTAGTGGAAAGGCTTCTTCTAAG GGTTTGCCCGATCAGTCTATGCCTTTCCAGAGAAATGGTGCTATCGCACTGCTTGTTGGTGCTTTCTACTTGCTCAGTAGATATGCAACCCATTGCACTTGGGTAACATCAGAGGCGTATTCATCTCCATCCATTGTCTTAGCTGCAAGGGGTGCACATGGTAACAGGGTCATTTTTGATGATTACCGTGAAGCATATTTCTGGCTTCGGCAGAATACTCCACCTGATGCTAAGGTGATGTCCTGGTGGGACTATGGGTACCAGATCACTGCGATGGGAAACAGAACTGTGATAGTAGATAACAACACCTGGAACAATACACACATCGCTACTGTTGGAAGGGCAATGTCATCTTATGAAGATGAAGCATATGATATAATGAGATCACTGGATGTGGATTATGTTCTAGTTGTATTTGGAGGTGTCACTGGTTATTCTTCAGATGATATTAACAA ATTTTTGTGGATGGTGAGAATCGGAGGCGGTGTTTTTCCTGTCATCAAGGAACCGGATTATCTTGTCAATGGCGAGTATCGTGTCGACAAAGGGGCAGCTCCAAAGATGTTGAACTGTCTCAT GTACAAGCTGTCTTACTATCGGTTTGGGGAGCTGACGACAGAGTATGGAAAACCTTCGGG GTATGATCGAGCAAGGGGGGTCGAAATTGGAAATAAAGATGTGAAACTTGAATACCTGGAAGAGGCATTCACCACATCTAACTGGATAGTTCGGATATACAAAGTTAAACCACCCAACAATAGGTGGTGA
- the LOC131311351 gene encoding uncharacterized protein LOC131311351, protein MSGEEESIEQVAAARQERLRALKAAQDLLSAPENESIEQADDMADANDEENNLNMKFRNYLPHDKQLQEGKLAAPVLPKFEDPVAILPVPEEKKEDPFVNIAPKKPNWDLRRDVQKKLDKLEKRTQKAMFQLMEQQEKERQSVDDGRNSD, encoded by the exons ATGAGTGGCGAAGAAGAATCGATAGAGCAAGTAGCTGCAGCTCGGCAGGAGAGACTGAGAGCATTGAAAGCTGCACAGGACCTGCTTAGCGCTCCGGAAAATGAATCCATTGAGCAAGCAGATGACATGGCGGACGCCAATGACGAAGAAAA CAATCTTAATATGAAATTTCGGAATTATCTGCCTCATGATAAGCAACTTCAAGAGGGTAAGCTTGCCGCACCTGTTCTACCGAAGTTTGAAGACCCTGTTGCAATACTACCTGTACcagaggagaagaaagag GATCCATTTGTGAACATCGCTCCAAAAAAACCTAACTGGGACCTTCGAAGGGACGTACAAAAGAAGCTTGATAAGCTTGAAAAGCGCACACAAAAGGCTATGTTTCAACTTATGG AGcaacaagaaaaggaaaggcAATCTGTTGACGACGGCAGGAATAGTGACTAA
- the LOC131311350 gene encoding dehydrogenase/reductase SDR family member FEY-like, whose product MKEGEKIPVLERERGKKGMASSSAASGDGDREETVSLKKKKKDGLGWIEWLRGLLSVVYEVLFQRIMASHLQNPMPLPPLPDITSCIVTGSTSGIGREIARQLAESGAHVIMAVRNPKAAHELIQKWQEEWSGMGLPLNIEVMEVDLLSLDSVVKFAEAWNARSAPLHALINNAGIFAIGEPQRFSKDGYEEHMQVNHLAPALLSILLLPSLIRGSPSRIVNVNSIMHHLGFVDTEDMNFVSKKRRYTSTSGYSSSKLAQVMFSSILHKRLPAEAGISVLCVSPGIVQTGVTRDLPKIVDAAYQLVPYFIFNAQEGSRSALFAATDPQVPEYCEMLKADEWPVCAFISQDCRPTNASEEAHNVQTSQKVWEKTLEMVGLPSEAVERLIQGEQVECRYGKADQQ is encoded by the exons ATGAAGGAGGGGGAGAAAATAccagtactagagagagagagggggaaaaagGGAATGGCTTCGTCATCAGCGGCTTCGGGAGATGGAGACAGAGAAGAGACTGTATcgttgaagaagaagaagaaagatgggtTGGGGTGGATCGAATGGCTAAGGGGTTTGTTGTCCGTAGTATACGAGGTTCTGTTCCAGAGGATCATGGCCAGCCACTTGCAGAACCCAATGCCTCTGCCGCCTCTCCCCGACATCACCTCCTGCATCGTCACCGGATCCACCAGCGGTATCGGCCGTGAAATCGCCAG GCAATTGGCAGAATCAGGCGCTCATGTTATTATGGCAGTGAGAAATCCAAAAGCAGCTCATGAGTTGATCCAGAAGTGGCAGGAGGAATGGTCTGGAATGGGACTTCCTCTTAATATTGAG GTGATGGAAGTTGATCTTCTCTCCTTGGATTCTGTCGTGAAATTTGCTGAAGCATGGAATGCACGTTCAGCACCTTTGCATGCTCTCATCAATAATGCTGGGATATTTGCCATTGGAG AACCACAGAGATTCTCAAAGGATGGATACGAAGAACACATGCAAGTGAATCATCTTGCCCCAGCACTGCTTTCAATTTTACTTTTGCCATCCCTTATCAGAGGTTCTCCAAGCCGGATTGTTAATGTGAATTCCATT ATGCACCATCTTGGATTTGTTGATACAGAAGATATGAATTTTGTCTCTAAGAAGAGAAGATATACAAGTACATCGGGATACTCAAGCAGCAAATTGGCACAG GTGATGTTCAGCAGTATTCTCCATAAGCGGTTGCCTGCTGAAGCTGGCATAAGTGTACTTTGTGTATCTCCTGGAATTGTCCAAACCGGTGTT ACAAGGGATCTTCCCAAAATTGTTGACGCTGCTTATCAGCTAGTACCGTACTTTATCTTTAATGCTCAAGAAG GTTCTCGAAGCGCACTATTTGCTGCAACTGATCCTCAGGTTCCAGAGTATTGTGAGATGTTGAAAGCGGATGAGTGGCCCGTCTGTGCTTTCATATCTCAAGATTGCAGACCGACAAATGCTTCTGAAGAAGCACACAATGTCCAAACTTCTCAAAAAGTTTGGGAGAAGACACTAGAGATGGTTGGCCTTCCCTCGGAAGCAGTGGAGAGGCTGATACAAGGGGAACAAGTTGAATGCAGATATGGCAAGGCTGATCAACAGTag
- the LOC131311352 gene encoding UV-B-induced protein At3g17800, chloroplastic-like translates to MGPATVFQPCSHLVFPSQSGISISGGLNSVRFCSKSWVSSTVSAKKYPFVSNLKSRQRRMGSGSRKFSVIRASSSDAAEPAAPFAPLQLESPVGQFLSQILASHPHLVPAAAEQQLEQLQTDRDAEKQKEEPSASGTDLVLYRRIAEVKANERRKALEEILYALIVQKFIDVNVSLVPTITPSLSDPSGRVDRWPAEDEKLERLHSPEAYEMIQNHLALILGNRLGDSTSVAQISKLRVGQVYAASVMYGYFLKRVDQRFQLEKTMKILPRGVVDEEISVQKAFQEETGTRGTGNEDLLKSGQSHPEVSWASPPGGSGTGIKTSRLRNYVMSLDGDTLQRYATIRSQEAVAIVENHTEALFGRPEIVITPEGTVDSSTDELIKISFGGLRRLVLEAVTFGSFLWDVESYVDSRYHFVTN, encoded by the exons ATGGGACCGGCGACTGTTTTCCAGCCTTGTTCACATCTAGTATTTCCATCCCAATCGGGGATTTCGATTTCCGGTGGACTCAACTCTGTGCGCTTTTGTTCCAAATCGTGGGTTTCTTCTACTGTTTCGGCTAAG AAATACCCCTTTGTTTCTAACTTGAAGTCAAGGCAAAGAAGAATGGGATCTGGGAGCAGGAAATTCTCTGTAATCAGGGCGTCGTCTTCTGATGCAGCGGAGCCTGCTGCTCCTTTTGCTCCACTTCAGCTTGAGTCTCCAGTGGGGCAGTTCCTGTCTCAGATTTTAGCGAGCCACCCTCATCTTGTCCCAGCTGCAGCGGAGCAGCAGCTTGAACAGCTTCAAACTGACCGGGATGCtgaaaaacaaaaggaagagCCCTCTGCTTCTGGTACTGATCTAGTATTGTACAG GAGAATTGCTGAAGTGAAGGCTAATGAGAGGAGAAAGGCTTTGGAAGAGATACTCTACGCTTTGATTGTGCAGAAGTTCATAGATGTCAATGTTTCTCTGGTACCTACCATAACACCTTCATTGTCTGACCCATCTGGGCGAGTTGACAGGTGGCCCGCTGAAGATGAGAAGCTTGAGCGTTTGCACTCTCCTGAAGCCTATGAGATGATCCAGAACCACTTGGCTTTGATACTAGGAAATCGTTTGGGAGATTCCACCTCTGTAGCCCAGATAAGTAAACTCAGGGTGGGCCAGGTTTATGCCGCGTCTGTCATGTATGGCTACTTCCTCAAGCGGGTTGACCAGAGGTTTCAGCTCGAGAAGACCATGAAGATCCTTCCACGTGGGGTAGTTGATGAAGAGATCAGTGTTCAAAAAGCTTTTCAGGAGGAGACGGGTACCAGAGGTACTGGAAATGAGGACTTGCTGAAATCTGGGCAATCTCACCCCGAAGTCTCGTGGGCTAGCCCCCCTGGTGGTTCTGGCACTGGGATTAAGACTTCACGACTAAGAAACTATGTGATGTCATTGGACGGGGACACGCTTCAGAGATACGCAACCATAAGATCCCAAGAGGCTGTTGCCATTGTCGAGAATCACACTGAAGCATTGTTTGGTAGGCCTGAGATAGTTATTACCCCTGAAGGGACTGTTGATTCTTCCACGGATGAACTCATCAAGATAAGCTTTGGCGGTTTGAGGAGACTTGTGCTGGAGGCTGTGACTTTTGGCTCTTTCCTCTGGGATGTTGAGAGCTATGTGGATTCGAGGTACCATTTTGTGACGAATTAG